One Manihot esculenta cultivar AM560-2 chromosome 18, M.esculenta_v8, whole genome shotgun sequence genomic window carries:
- the LOC110606083 gene encoding pentatricopeptide repeat-containing protein At1g77405 — protein MIPSKPLNANRSYFLANQVLSIMIQNRPFDTQLASAITSSCLLTVDLVSDVLRSIPRFFFLSTRSIGRQNTTRHRPPLKQRYLKQESRKYLSNVLVLGPAAYRDQKRVNLGLNKAVEFFYWVETHFSFVHTERTCREMASVLARGNRLENLWHFLKDMARRVNDGGVKLVTTNTVTCLIKVLGEEGLVNEALALFYRMKQYHCKPDVYAYNTIIYALCRVGNFKKAKFLLEQMELPGFVCPPDTYTYTILISSYCKYSLQTGCRKAIRRRLWEANHLFRIMLFKGFVPDVVTYNCLIDGCCKTYRIERALELFEDMNKRGFTPNRVTYNSFIRYYSAVNEIDKAVEMLRTMQRMNHGLATSSSYTPIIHALCEAKRLQEAWDLMVELVDGGSIPREYTYKLVCDALDSLGEGKLLDDSIHKRIKDGIENRYRQVKKVKPIMVTH, from the coding sequence ATGATCCCCTCGAAGCCTCTAAACGCCAACCGCTCTTATTTCCTTGCGAACCAAGTGCTGTCCATTATGATCCAAAATCGCCCGTTTGATACCCAGCTCGCATCTGCTATTACTTCCTCTTGTTTACTGACTGTCGATTTAGTTTCTGATGTTCTCCGATCAATCCCAAGATTCTTCTTCCTATCCACGCGTTCTATTGGTCGCCAGAATACTACCCGCCACCGTCCTCCTTTAAAACAGCGCTACCTCAAGCAAGAATCCCGCAAATATCTCAGTAATGTTCTCGTTCTTGGCCCAGCTGCTTATAGAGATCAAAAAAGGGTCAATCTTGGTTTAAACAAAGCAGTGGAGTTCTTTTATTGGGTAGAAACTCATTTTAGCTTTGTACATACTGAAAGGACGTGTAGAGAGATGGCTTCCGTATTGGCTAGAGGTAATAGACTAGAGAACCTTTGGCATTTTCTTAAGGACATGGCGAGAAGAGTGAATGACGGCGGTGTAAAACTTGTGACTACTAATACCGTTACCTGTTTGATAAAAGTCCTAGGAGAAGAAGGCCTGGTGAATGAGGCATTGGCGTTGTTTTATCGAATGAAGCAGTATCATTGTAAACCCGATGTGTATGCTTATAATACAATTATTTACGCTCTCTGTCGAGTTGGGAATTTTAAGAAGGCGAAATTCCTATTAGAACAGATGGAGTTACCAGGCTTCGTGTGCCCGCCGGACACGTATACATACACTATATTGATTAGTTCTTATTGCAAGTACAGTTTGCAAACTGGGTGTAGAAAGGCTATAAGGAGGAGATTATGGGAGGCCAACCATTTGTTTAGGATTATGCTTTTTAAAGGCTTTGTGCCTGATGTTGTTACATATAATTGTTTGATTGATGGGTGTTGCAAGACTTATAGAATTGAGAGAGCTCTGGAGCTTTTTGAGGATATGAACAAAAGGGGCTTTACTCCAAACCGAGTTACTTATAATTCTTTCATTAGATATTATAGTGCAGTAAATGAGATTGATAAGGCTGTTGAGATGTTAAGGACGATGCAGCGGATGAATCATGGATTGGCCACTTCGAGTTCTTATACCCCGATAATACATGCCTTGTGCGAAGCAAAAAGGTTGCAGGAGGCTTGGGATTTGATGGTTGAGTTGGTTGATGGGGGCTCTATACCCAGAGAATATACATATAAGTTGGTCTGTGATGCATTGGATTCCTTGGGAGAGGGCAAATTGCTAGACGATTCAATCCATAAAAGAATTAAAGATGGAATAGAGAATAGATATAGACAAGTAAAGAAAGTGAAGCCAATAATGGTTACACACTGA
- the LOC110605849 gene encoding uncharacterized protein LOC110605849 yields MNKPEETESNDQDFFLKRELGLGLSLGPLRTSPEPLFSSSPSPQPLPDQEISQLIQIETPAATVSPDPSFLLSHNHVAATTTPHMAPPTGPSFHTAAAVVAPSLQLQEASPEGPRVKRVRRNPTQAPRDGKSENVPPPFPWATNRRATVHSLNTLLSNNIETITGAVQCKRCEKQYVKEFNLQEKFRLVGEYIAENKHSMHDRAPDRWMNPELPNCDYCNQERCVKPVISQKKKSINWLFLLLGEMVGCCTLDQLKYFCKHTKNHRTGAKDRVLYLTYLELCKQLRPDGPFAR; encoded by the coding sequence ATGAATAAGCCAGAAGAAACGGAATCCAACGATCAAGACTTCTTTCTAAAGCGTGAGCTTGGTCTTGGGCTTTCTTTAGGACCTTTGAGAACCTCTCCCGAACCGTTATTTTCTTCATCTCCATCGCCTCAACCGCTACCTGATCAAGAAATTTCACAGCTAATCCAAATCGAAACCCCTGCAGCCACCGTATCCCCTGATCCTAGCTTTCTGCTCTCTCATAACCATGTCGCAGCAACAACTACTCCTCACATGGCGCCTCCTACTGGGCCTTCCTTTCATACTGCTGCTGCTGTTGTTGCCCCTTCTTTGCAGCTCCAAGAGGCTTCCCCTGAAGGTCCTCGCGTAAAACGTGTTCGGCGTAACCCTACTCAGGCTCCCCGCGATGGTAAGAGCGAAAATGTCCCTCCACCTTTTCCTTGGGCTACGAATCGTCGCGCCACCGTGCATAGCCTAAATACCTTGCTGTCTAATAATATTGAAACCATCACCGGTGCCGTCCAATGCAAGAGATGTGAGAAGCAGTACGTGAAGGAGTTCAATCTGCAAGAGAAGTTCCGTTTAGTAGGGGAATACATTGCTGAAAACAAGCACTCCATGCATGACAGGGCTCCGGATCGTTGGATGAATCCGGAGTTGCCTAATTGCGATTATTGCAACCAAGAAAGATGCGTAAAGCCGGTGATTTCTCAGAAGAAGAAATCAATAAATTGGCTGTTCTTGCTTTTGGGTGAGATGGTGGGTTGCTGTACTCTTGATCAGTTGAAGTATTTCTGCAAGCACACCAAGAATCATCGAACTGGGGCTAAGGATCGTGTTCTTTATCTCACATATCTTGAATTGTGTAAACAGCTTCGTCCTGATGGTCCTTTTGCTCGCTGA